One region of Streptomyces davaonensis JCM 4913 genomic DNA includes:
- a CDS encoding ROK family glucokinase, producing MSTYGTFTAPIGSRRAPALRTVGTRERRSHLTAPRVPTVGIDIGGTKVMAGVVDADGNILEKLRAETPDKSKSPKVVEDTIVELVLDLSDRHDVHAVGIGAAGWVDADRNRVLFAPHLSWRNEPLRDRLAGRLAVPVLVDNDANTAAWAEWRFGAGRGEDHLVMITLGTGIGGAILEDGQVKRGKFGVAGEFGHMQVVPGGHRCPCGNRGCWEQYSSGNALVREARELAAADSPVAYGIIEHVKGNIADISGPMITELAREGDAMCIELLQDIGQWLGVGIANLAAALDPSCFVIGGGVSAADDLLIAPARDAFKRHLTGRGYRPEARIARAQLGPEAGMVGAADLARLVARRFRRANRRRVERHERYERYVASRRASQGPA from the coding sequence ATGAGCACCTACGGCACCTTCACCGCCCCCATCGGCTCCCGCCGCGCGCCGGCGCTACGTACCGTCGGCACACGGGAGCGCCGGTCACATCTGACCGCACCCCGGGTCCCCACCGTCGGCATCGACATCGGCGGCACCAAGGTGATGGCCGGTGTCGTCGACGCCGACGGCAACATCCTGGAGAAGCTCCGCGCGGAGACCCCGGACAAGTCCAAGAGCCCCAAGGTCGTCGAGGACACCATCGTCGAGCTGGTGCTGGACCTCTCCGACCGGCACGACGTGCACGCCGTCGGCATCGGCGCGGCCGGCTGGGTCGACGCCGACCGCAACCGCGTCCTGTTCGCCCCGCACCTGTCCTGGCGCAACGAACCGCTCCGGGACCGGCTCGCCGGGCGGCTCGCGGTGCCCGTGCTGGTCGACAACGACGCCAACACGGCCGCGTGGGCGGAGTGGCGGTTCGGCGCGGGCCGGGGCGAGGACCACCTGGTCATGATCACGCTGGGCACCGGTATCGGCGGCGCGATCCTGGAGGACGGCCAGGTCAAGCGCGGCAAGTTCGGCGTCGCGGGCGAGTTCGGCCATATGCAGGTCGTCCCCGGCGGACACCGCTGCCCGTGCGGCAACCGCGGCTGCTGGGAGCAGTACAGCTCCGGCAACGCGCTGGTGCGCGAGGCGCGTGAGCTGGCCGCGGCCGACTCCCCGGTGGCGTACGGGATCATCGAGCACGTCAAGGGCAACATCGCCGACATCAGCGGCCCGATGATCACCGAGCTGGCCCGCGAGGGCGACGCCATGTGCATCGAGCTGCTCCAGGACATCGGGCAGTGGCTCGGCGTCGGCATCGCCAACCTCGCCGCTGCCCTCGACCCCTCCTGCTTCGTCATCGGCGGCGGTGTCTCGGCCGCCGACGACCTGCTGATCGCCCCCGCGCGGGACGCCTTCAAGCGCCATCTCACCGGCCGCGGCTACCGACCCGAGGCCCGGATCGCGCGCGCCCAGCTCGGCCCCGAGGCCGGCATGGTCGGCGCCGCCGACCTCGCCCGGCTGGTCGCCCGCCGCTTCCGGCGCGCCAACCGGCGCCGCGTGGAGCGCCACGAGCGCTACGAGCGGTACGTGGCCTCCCGCCGTGCGTCGCAGGGGCCCGCGTGA
- a CDS encoding ATP-binding cassette domain-containing protein, translated as MTLVELADVSKQYGNIRALEGVSLEVNEDEITCVLGDNGAGKSTLIKIISGLHQHDGGTLRIDGEETKLSSPRDALDRGIATVYQDLAVVPLMPVWRNFFLGSEPRKGRGPFKRMDVDYMRRATWAELRNMGIDLRDVDQPIGTLSGGERQCVAIARAVHFGARVLVLDEPTAALGVKQSGVVLKMVATARDEGLGVVFITHNPHHAYMVGDRFVLLKRGAMVGNYARDEITLDELTRQMAGGNDLDDLRHELERS; from the coding sequence GTGACACTCGTCGAGCTGGCCGACGTCAGCAAGCAATACGGCAACATCCGCGCCCTCGAAGGCGTCTCCCTGGAGGTCAACGAGGACGAGATCACCTGCGTCCTCGGCGACAACGGCGCGGGCAAGTCCACCCTGATCAAGATCATTTCCGGGCTGCACCAGCACGACGGCGGCACCCTGCGCATCGACGGCGAGGAGACGAAACTGTCCTCCCCGCGCGACGCCCTGGACCGCGGCATCGCCACGGTCTACCAGGACCTGGCCGTCGTACCCCTGATGCCGGTCTGGCGGAACTTCTTCCTCGGCTCCGAACCCCGCAAGGGCAGGGGCCCCTTCAAGCGCATGGACGTCGACTACATGCGCCGCGCCACCTGGGCGGAGCTGCGCAACATGGGCATCGACCTCCGAGACGTCGACCAGCCCATCGGCACCCTCTCCGGCGGCGAACGCCAGTGCGTGGCCATCGCGCGGGCGGTCCACTTCGGCGCGCGGGTCCTGGTCCTCGACGAACCGACGGCGGCGCTCGGCGTGAAGCAGTCGGGCGTGGTCCTCAAGATGGTGGCGACGGCGAGGGACGAGGGCCTGGGCGTTGTCTTCATCACACACAACCCGCACCACGCGTATATGGTCGGCGACCGCTTCGTGCTGCTGAAGAGGGGCGCGATGGTGGGTAACTACGCGCGCGATGAGATCACCCTGGACGAGCTGACGAGACAGATGGCGGGCGGAAACGACCTGGACGATCTACGCCACGAGCTGGAACGTTCCTGA
- a CDS encoding ABC transporter permease: protein MSAGTADTRLIETSALRKLLGRPELGSVVGAIAVFVFFAFVADGFLRASSLSTVLYASSTIGIMAVPVALLMIGGEFDLSAGVMVTSSALVSSMFSYQMTANTWVGVGVSLLVTLAIGAFNGFMLTRTKLPSFIITLGTFLMLTGMNLGFTKLIDDTVSTKSIADMEGFSSAQDVFASTLTIGDVDFKITILWWFGLVALASWILLRTRAGNWIFAVGGNQDAARAVGVPVAKTKIGLYMGVAFGAWISGQHLLFSYDVVQSGEGVGNELIYIIAAVIGGCLITGGYGSAVGSAVGAFIFGMTSKGIVFAEWNPDWFKFFLGAMLLLATLLNAWVRKRAEATK, encoded by the coding sequence ATGAGCGCCGGCACGGCCGACACCCGGCTCATCGAGACCTCCGCGCTGCGCAAGCTGCTCGGCCGACCCGAACTCGGCTCGGTGGTCGGCGCGATCGCCGTCTTCGTCTTCTTCGCGTTCGTGGCCGACGGCTTCCTGCGCGCCTCCAGCCTCAGCACGGTCCTCTACGCCTCGTCCACGATCGGCATCATGGCGGTCCCGGTCGCCCTGCTGATGATCGGCGGCGAGTTCGACCTCTCGGCAGGCGTGATGGTGACGTCGTCGGCCCTGGTGTCGTCGATGTTCAGCTACCAGATGACTGCCAACACCTGGGTCGGCGTAGGCGTGTCCCTGCTGGTCACCCTGGCCATCGGCGCGTTCAACGGCTTCATGCTCACCCGCACCAAGCTGCCGAGCTTCATCATCACGCTCGGCACCTTCCTGATGCTGACCGGCATGAACCTCGGCTTCACCAAGCTGATCGACGACACGGTCTCGACGAAGTCGATCGCCGACATGGAGGGCTTCTCCAGCGCCCAGGACGTTTTCGCCTCGACGCTCACGATCGGCGACGTCGACTTCAAGATCACCATCCTGTGGTGGTTCGGCCTGGTCGCCCTCGCCTCCTGGATCCTGCTGCGCACCCGCGCGGGGAACTGGATCTTCGCGGTCGGCGGCAACCAGGACGCGGCCCGCGCGGTGGGCGTGCCCGTCGCCAAGACCAAGATCGGCCTCTACATGGGCGTCGCCTTCGGCGCCTGGATCTCCGGCCAGCACCTGCTCTTCTCGTACGACGTCGTCCAGTCCGGCGAGGGCGTCGGCAACGAGCTGATCTACATCATCGCGGCCGTCATCGGCGGCTGTCTGATCACCGGCGGCTACGGCAGCGCGGTCGGCTCGGCGGTCGGCGCGTTCATCTTCGGCATGACCAGCAAGGGCATCGTCTTCGCCGAGTGGAACCCCGACTGGTTCAAGTTCTTCCTCGGAGCGATGCTGCTCCTCGCGACCCTGCTCAACGCCTGGGTCCGCAAGCGTGCGGAGGCCACCAAGTGA
- a CDS encoding sugar ABC transporter substrate-binding protein — MARLRTWTGIALAGALCATVPLMAGCSSTGGKRAEDARKAAAAQGRAAVNTPRWTFAMITHSGDGDTFWDIVQSGAKQAAVKDNINFLYSHDDEAQQQAQLVDAAVDKQVDGIIVSLAKPDAMKAAVARARKAGIPVITVNSGSAESKDFGALTHIGQDETIAGEAVGEELNARGRKKAVCVLHEQGNVGHEQRCDGIKNTFDGTVQDLYVTGTNMPDVQSAIEAKLQADDSIDSVVTLGAPYADTAVKAKQGAGSDAEIDTFDLNAKVAASLQDGTLGFAVDQQPYLQGYQAVDLLWLYKYNADVLGGGKPVLTGPQIITKDQAAELEEYTERGTR, encoded by the coding sequence GTGGCACGGTTGAGGACCTGGACAGGAATCGCGCTGGCAGGGGCACTGTGCGCGACAGTCCCATTGATGGCCGGTTGCAGCAGCACCGGCGGCAAGCGCGCCGAGGACGCCCGCAAGGCCGCGGCGGCCCAGGGCAGAGCGGCGGTGAACACCCCCCGCTGGACCTTCGCGATGATCACCCACTCGGGTGATGGCGACACCTTCTGGGACATCGTCCAGAGCGGCGCGAAGCAGGCCGCGGTCAAGGACAACATCAACTTCCTCTACTCCCACGACGACGAGGCCCAGCAGCAGGCCCAGCTCGTCGACGCGGCCGTCGACAAGCAGGTCGACGGGATCATTGTCTCCCTCGCCAAGCCCGACGCCATGAAGGCCGCCGTGGCGCGCGCCCGCAAGGCCGGAATCCCGGTGATCACCGTGAACTCCGGCTCGGCGGAGTCCAAGGACTTCGGCGCGCTCACCCACATCGGGCAGGACGAGACCATCGCCGGTGAGGCCGTCGGCGAGGAGCTGAACGCGCGCGGCCGCAAGAAGGCCGTCTGCGTCCTGCACGAGCAGGGCAACGTCGGCCACGAACAGCGCTGCGACGGCATCAAGAACACCTTCGACGGCACCGTCCAGGACCTCTACGTCACCGGCACCAACATGCCGGACGTCCAGTCCGCCATCGAGGCCAAGCTCCAGGCCGACGACTCCATCGACTCGGTCGTCACCCTCGGCGCGCCCTACGCCGACACCGCCGTCAAGGCCAAGCAGGGCGCCGGCAGTGACGCCGAGATCGACACCTTCGACCTCAACGCCAAGGTCGCGGCCTCGCTCCAGGACGGCACCCTCGGCTTCGCCGTGGACCAGCAGCCCTACCTCCAGGGCTACCAGGCCGTGGACCTGCTGTGGCTGTACAAGTACAACGCCGACGTCCTCGGCGGCGGCAAGCCCGTGCTCACCGGCCCGCAGATCATCACCAAGGACCAGGCCGCCGAGCTGGAGGAGTACACGGAGCGGGGCACCCGATGA
- a CDS encoding GntR family transcriptional regulator produces the protein MSLDLAVDRSSPVPLYFQLSQQLEAAIEHGALTPGSLLGNEIELAARLGLSRPTVRQAIQSLVDKGLLVRRRGVGTQVVHSQVKRPLELSSLYDDLEAAGQRPATTVLVNTVVPASAEIAAALGVPEGSEVHKVERLRLAHGEPMAYLSNHLPGGLLDLDTAQLEATGLYRMMRSAGITLHSARQSIGARAATAAEAERLAEAEGAPLLTMQRTTYDDTGRAVEYGDHIYRPSRYSFEFQLLVRP, from the coding sequence GTGTCACTCGACCTCGCCGTGGACCGGAGCAGCCCGGTGCCGTTGTACTTCCAGCTGTCCCAGCAGCTGGAGGCCGCGATCGAGCACGGCGCCCTCACCCCCGGCAGCCTGCTGGGCAACGAGATCGAGCTCGCCGCACGGCTCGGCCTGTCCCGGCCGACCGTCCGCCAGGCCATCCAGTCGCTGGTCGACAAGGGCCTGCTGGTCCGCCGCCGCGGCGTCGGTACCCAGGTCGTGCACAGCCAGGTCAAGCGCCCCCTGGAGCTCAGCAGCCTCTACGACGACCTGGAGGCGGCCGGCCAGCGCCCCGCCACCACGGTGCTGGTCAACACCGTCGTCCCGGCCTCCGCCGAGATCGCCGCAGCGCTCGGCGTCCCCGAGGGCAGCGAGGTGCACAAGGTGGAGCGGCTGCGCCTCGCGCACGGCGAGCCGATGGCGTACCTGAGCAACCATCTGCCCGGCGGACTGCTCGACCTGGACACCGCCCAGCTGGAGGCCACCGGCCTGTACCGGATGATGCGCTCCGCCGGGATCACCCTGCACAGCGCCCGCCAGTCCATCGGCGCCCGCGCCGCCACCGCCGCCGAGGCCGAGCGGCTCGCCGAGGCCGAGGGCGCCCCGCTGCTCACCATGCAGCGCACCACCTACGACGACACCGGCCGGGCGGTCGAGTACGGCGATCACATCTACCGGCCGAGCCGCTACTCCTTCGAGTTCCAGCTCCTCGTACGGCCGTAG
- a CDS encoding Gfo/Idh/MocA family oxidoreductase — MRLGVIGTGRIGTIHANTLSRHREVGSLILTDADPGRAAALAVRLGETAAPGVDEIFRWGVDGVVITTATSAHAELIGRAARSGLPVFCEKPIALDLPGTLQAIGEVESAGTILQMGFQRRFDTGYAGAREAVRAGRLGRLHTVRALTSDQAPPPADYLPLSGGLYRDTLIHDFDVLRWVTGREVSEVYAAGSDAGGPMFRAAGDVDTAAVVLTLDDGTLATATATRLNGAGYDVRMELAGERDTIVVGLDDRTPIASTEPTGPPAADKPWPGFLERFGPAYEAELAAFVEVVMGERANPCDGREALQALRVAEACELSRRDRRPVRLVELPGGQETARI; from the coding sequence ATGCGCCTCGGAGTCATCGGTACGGGCCGGATCGGCACGATCCATGCGAACACGCTGAGCCGACATCGTGAGGTCGGTTCGCTGATCCTCACGGACGCCGACCCCGGGCGGGCCGCTGCGCTCGCGGTGCGGCTGGGCGAGACGGCGGCACCGGGGGTGGACGAGATCTTCCGGTGGGGCGTGGACGGCGTGGTCATCACCACGGCGACCTCGGCGCACGCCGAGCTGATCGGACGGGCGGCACGTTCGGGGCTGCCGGTGTTCTGCGAGAAGCCCATAGCGCTGGATCTGCCCGGCACGCTCCAGGCCATCGGCGAGGTGGAGAGCGCCGGAACGATCCTTCAGATGGGCTTCCAGCGCCGCTTCGACACGGGCTATGCCGGAGCCCGGGAGGCCGTGCGCGCGGGGCGGCTCGGGCGGCTGCACACCGTTCGGGCGCTCACCAGCGACCAGGCGCCGCCACCGGCCGACTATCTGCCGCTGTCCGGCGGGCTCTACCGGGACACGCTGATCCATGACTTCGACGTGCTGCGCTGGGTGACCGGGCGCGAGGTGAGCGAGGTGTACGCGGCCGGGTCGGACGCCGGCGGCCCGATGTTCCGTGCGGCGGGCGATGTGGACACCGCCGCGGTGGTGCTGACCCTCGACGACGGGACGCTCGCCACGGCCACCGCGACCCGGCTGAACGGCGCCGGGTACGACGTGCGCATGGAGCTGGCCGGGGAGCGGGACACGATCGTCGTAGGCCTCGACGACCGCACCCCGATCGCCTCCACCGAGCCGACCGGACCACCGGCCGCGGACAAGCCCTGGCCCGGCTTCCTGGAGCGCTTCGGACCCGCCTACGAGGCCGAACTGGCGGCGTTCGTCGAGGTGGTCATGGGCGAGCGGGCCAACCCCTGCGACGGCCGCGAGGCCCTTCAGGCGCTGCGGGTCGCCGAGGCCTGCGAGCTCTCCCGACGGGACCGAAGACCGGTCCGGCTGGTGGAACTCCCGGGCGGGCAGGAGACGGCGCGGATCTGA
- a CDS encoding cytochrome P450 family protein: MSGVIDLGEFGEEFRSDPHPAYARLRALGPVHRVRPAGWESETWLVVGHEEARAALADPRLAKDAAKIGLSSLDEELIGKNLLVCDPPQHTRLRGLISRAFTMRRVEELRPRVQRITDDLLDAMQPYGRAELVESFAHPLPLTVICELLGVPEMDRAEFRKMSTEAVAPTTSGSEYDAFVGLAAYFTELIEDKRAAGPSGDLLSDLIRTTAEDGDRLSADELRGMAFILLIAGHETTVNLITSGVHALLTHPDQLAALRADMTLVDGAVEEMLRYEGPVENATFRFAAEPLEIGGVEVAAGDPVMVCLTAADRDEARYPDPGRFDIRRDTRGHVAFGHGIHYCLGAPLARLEARTAIRALLDRAPDLALDGPPGEWLPGMLMRGMRSLPVRW, from the coding sequence ATGAGCGGCGTCATCGACCTGGGGGAGTTCGGCGAGGAGTTCCGGAGCGATCCGCATCCGGCCTACGCCCGCCTGCGCGCCCTGGGTCCGGTCCACCGGGTCCGCCCGGCCGGGTGGGAGTCGGAGACCTGGCTGGTCGTCGGCCACGAGGAGGCGCGCGCCGCGCTGGCCGACCCCCGGCTCGCCAAGGACGCCGCCAAGATCGGCCTGTCCTCGCTCGACGAGGAGCTGATCGGGAAGAACCTGCTGGTCTGCGACCCGCCCCAGCACACCCGGCTGCGCGGACTGATCTCCCGCGCCTTCACCATGCGCCGCGTGGAGGAACTGCGTCCGCGTGTCCAGCGGATCACCGACGACCTGCTCGACGCGATGCAGCCGTACGGCCGCGCCGAACTGGTGGAGTCCTTCGCCCACCCGCTGCCGTTGACCGTGATCTGCGAACTGCTCGGGGTGCCCGAGATGGATCGCGCGGAGTTCCGCAAGATGTCCACCGAGGCGGTCGCGCCCACCACTTCGGGCAGTGAGTACGACGCTTTCGTCGGCCTCGCCGCCTACTTCACCGAGCTGATCGAGGACAAGCGGGCCGCGGGACCGAGCGGCGACCTGCTCAGCGATCTGATCCGCACCACCGCCGAGGACGGCGACCGGCTCTCGGCGGACGAACTGCGCGGCATGGCCTTCATCCTGCTGATCGCCGGCCACGAGACCACGGTCAACCTCATCACCAGCGGCGTCCACGCCCTGCTCACCCACCCCGACCAACTCGCCGCCCTGCGGGCCGACATGACCCTCGTCGACGGCGCCGTGGAGGAGATGCTGCGCTACGAGGGCCCGGTGGAGAACGCCACCTTCCGGTTCGCCGCCGAGCCCCTGGAGATCGGCGGCGTCGAGGTGGCGGCGGGCGACCCGGTGATGGTCTGCCTCACGGCGGCCGACCGGGACGAGGCCCGCTACCCCGACCCCGGCCGCTTCGACATCCGCCGGGACACCCGCGGCCATGTCGCATTCGGCCACGGCATCCACTACTGCCTGGGCGCACCCCTGGCCCGCCTCGAGGCGCGCACGGCGATACGCGCGCTGCTGGACCGCGCCCCCGACCTGGCCCTCGACGGCCCGCCCGGAGAATGGCTCCCCGGCATGCTCATGCGGGGCATGCGAAGCCTGCCGGTGCGGTGGTAG
- a CDS encoding response regulator transcription factor — translation MTAIRLLLVDDDPLVRAGLSLMMGGADDIEIVGEASDGAEVEELVERSRPDVVLMDIRMPSMDGLTATERLRGRPDAPQVVLLTTFHADEQVLRALRAGAAGFVLKDTPPAEIVEAVRRVAAGDPVLSPTVTRQLMEHAAGGAADTRRTRARDRVAALNDREREVAVAVGRGLSNAEIATGLFMSVATVKTHVSRILTKLDLNNRVQIALLAYDADLLEEPEENGH, via the coding sequence ATGACTGCCATCAGACTCCTCCTCGTCGACGACGATCCGCTGGTAAGGGCCGGTCTGTCCCTGATGATGGGCGGCGCGGACGACATCGAGATCGTCGGCGAGGCCTCCGACGGCGCCGAGGTGGAGGAACTCGTCGAACGCTCCCGCCCCGACGTCGTGCTGATGGACATCCGGATGCCCTCGATGGACGGCCTCACCGCAACCGAGCGGCTGCGCGGCCGCCCCGACGCCCCGCAGGTGGTCCTGCTCACCACCTTCCACGCCGACGAGCAGGTGCTGCGCGCCCTGCGCGCGGGCGCCGCCGGGTTCGTCCTCAAGGACACCCCGCCCGCAGAGATCGTCGAGGCGGTGCGGCGGGTCGCCGCGGGCGATCCGGTGTTGTCGCCCACCGTGACACGCCAGTTGATGGAGCACGCGGCGGGCGGCGCCGCCGACACCCGCCGCACCCGCGCGCGTGACCGGGTCGCCGCGCTGAACGACCGCGAGCGCGAGGTCGCCGTGGCGGTGGGCCGGGGCCTGTCCAACGCGGAGATCGCGACCGGCCTGTTCATGAGCGTCGCCACGGTGAAGACCCATGTCTCCCGCATCCTGACCAAGCTCGACCTCAACAACCGGGTGCAGATCGCCCTGCTGGCCTACGACGCGGATCTGCTCGAGGAACCCGAGGAGAACGGGCACTAG
- a CDS encoding aldo/keto reductase: MRYRLLGRTGLRVSELFLGAMTFGEGDGVGVPRKECARILDTYAEAGGNVVDTAVNYGDGQSETIVGELLKGRRDRFVLSTKYTCTRDGEDPNAAGNHRKNLTQSLETSLRRLGTDYIDLYWVHIWDPNTPVEETMRALDDAVRSGKVLYIGVSDAPAWLVSRANTLAELRGWTEFAGLQVPYSLLNRDVERELLPMAEALGLSVAAWSPLQGGILSGKYTRPGGVGEGEPARLDAGALGEREHAVARAVGSVADELGVSPAQVALAWTMTRSSAVHPIVGARRAEQLADNLGAAGLTLPAELMTRLEEPTGFRLGFPAEFIDGTSKWVYGAAGQRVVPRRRPH; the protein is encoded by the coding sequence TTGCGTTACCGGCTTCTGGGCCGTACCGGCCTGCGTGTGTCCGAGCTGTTCCTGGGTGCCATGACCTTCGGGGAGGGCGACGGGGTGGGGGTGCCCCGCAAGGAGTGCGCGCGCATCCTCGACACCTACGCGGAGGCGGGCGGGAACGTCGTCGACACCGCCGTCAACTACGGTGACGGGCAGAGCGAGACGATCGTCGGCGAGCTGCTCAAGGGGCGGCGCGACCGGTTCGTGCTGTCCACCAAATACACCTGCACTCGGGACGGCGAGGACCCCAACGCCGCGGGCAACCACCGCAAGAACCTGACCCAATCGCTGGAGACGAGCCTGCGCCGGCTCGGCACTGACTACATCGACCTGTACTGGGTGCACATCTGGGACCCCAACACCCCGGTCGAGGAGACGATGCGCGCCCTCGACGACGCCGTGCGCTCCGGAAAGGTGCTCTACATCGGCGTCTCGGACGCCCCGGCCTGGCTGGTGTCCCGCGCCAACACCCTGGCGGAGCTGCGGGGTTGGACGGAGTTCGCCGGGCTCCAGGTGCCGTACAGCCTGCTGAACCGGGACGTCGAGCGGGAACTGCTGCCCATGGCCGAGGCGTTGGGTCTTTCGGTGGCGGCGTGGAGTCCGCTCCAGGGCGGGATCCTGTCCGGCAAGTACACGCGTCCGGGCGGTGTCGGCGAGGGCGAGCCCGCACGGCTGGACGCGGGTGCGCTCGGTGAGCGGGAGCACGCCGTGGCGCGGGCGGTGGGTTCGGTGGCGGACGAACTCGGCGTCTCCCCGGCGCAGGTGGCCCTCGCGTGGACCATGACCCGCTCCTCCGCCGTACATCCGATCGTCGGCGCCCGGCGGGCCGAGCAACTCGCGGACAACCTGGGCGCGGCCGGACTGACCCTGCCCGCCGAGCTGATGACGAGACTCGAAGAACCGACCGGCTTCCGGCTCGGCTTCCCGGCCGAGTTCATCGACGGCACGTCGAAGTGGGTGTACGGGGCGGCGGGTCAGCGAGTCGTGCCTCGCCGCCGCCCCCACTGA
- a CDS encoding sensor histidine kinase: MSTVSGETPDPEPQPFVAQRWLLPSAVVKELDPDGERPGRRHRRTARDWLVDFSCFLTAVCFGLLTADGLEQEHLPEAVAALDQVLGALACAAVWLRRRWPLGLAVAMIPVGLLSITASGAILVAVFTLAVHRPFRYVAWVSGIALALSPLFYWLRPDPDIPYVWTLIIGVVLNGAVVGWGMFVRSKRQLMLSLRDRAQRAETEAQLRAEQAQRLAREAIAREMHDVLAHRLTLLSVHAGALEFRPGAPEEEIARAAGVIRESAHEALQDLREIIGVLRAGDRDDNSRPQPTLGALESLVAESREAGMKVALENRVTDPAAVPASVGRTAYRIAQEGLTNARKHAPGTEVTVLVTGAPGDGLDVLVRNPAPEREVPHVPGSGQGLIGLTERATLTGGRLAHGPTAGGGFEVRAWLPWG; the protein is encoded by the coding sequence TTGTCGACCGTGAGTGGTGAGACGCCGGACCCCGAACCGCAGCCCTTCGTGGCGCAGCGCTGGCTGCTGCCCTCGGCCGTGGTGAAGGAGCTCGACCCCGACGGCGAGCGCCCGGGGCGACGGCACCGGCGTACCGCGCGGGACTGGCTCGTCGACTTCAGCTGCTTCCTGACGGCCGTCTGCTTCGGCCTGCTGACCGCCGACGGCCTGGAGCAGGAGCACCTCCCCGAGGCCGTCGCCGCCCTCGATCAGGTGCTCGGCGCGCTCGCCTGCGCCGCGGTCTGGCTGCGCCGCCGCTGGCCGCTGGGGCTCGCCGTGGCGATGATCCCGGTCGGTCTCCTCTCCATCACCGCGTCGGGCGCGATCCTGGTCGCGGTGTTCACCCTCGCCGTGCACCGGCCCTTCCGGTACGTGGCCTGGGTGAGCGGGATCGCGCTCGCCCTGAGCCCGCTCTTCTACTGGCTGCGCCCCGACCCCGACATCCCGTACGTCTGGACGCTGATCATCGGCGTGGTACTGAACGGCGCCGTCGTCGGCTGGGGCATGTTCGTCAGGTCGAAGCGACAGCTCATGCTCAGCCTCCGCGACCGCGCCCAGCGCGCCGAGACCGAAGCCCAATTGCGGGCCGAGCAGGCGCAGCGGCTGGCGCGCGAGGCCATCGCGCGGGAGATGCACGACGTCCTCGCCCACCGGCTGACGCTGCTGAGCGTGCACGCGGGCGCCCTGGAGTTCCGGCCGGGCGCGCCCGAGGAGGAGATCGCGCGGGCCGCCGGGGTCATCCGGGAGAGCGCCCACGAGGCGCTCCAGGACCTGCGGGAGATCATCGGCGTACTGCGGGCGGGGGACCGCGACGACAACAGCCGCCCCCAGCCCACGCTCGGCGCGCTGGAGTCGCTGGTCGCCGAGTCCCGCGAGGCCGGGATGAAGGTCGCCCTCGAGAACCGCGTCACCGATCCCGCCGCCGTCCCCGCCTCCGTGGGCCGCACCGCCTATCGCATCGCCCAGGAGGGGCTGACCAACGCCCGCAAGCACGCCCCCGGCACCGAGGTCACCGTCCTGGTCACCGGCGCCCCGGGCGACGGCCTCGACGTGCTGGTGCGCAATCCGGCGCCGGAGCGCGAGGTGCCGCATGTGCCCGGCTCCGGGCAGGGCCTGATCGGGCTGACGGAGCGGGCGACGCTGACCGGTGGCCGACTGGCGCACGGCCCGACGGCGGGCGGCGGTTTCGAGGTGCGGGCCTGGCTGCCCTGGGGGTGA
- a CDS encoding ribonuclease domain-containing protein produces the protein MRFPPRPTRIGAAAALLSAVLLGGTVTATSATAAATAVGDICYSDLPSQAYTTLNLIEQGGPFPYSQDGSVFYNREGILPSHSSGYYHEYTVKTPGVSTRGARRIVTGQAYEEDYYTSDHYASFDLIDYGC, from the coding sequence ATGAGATTCCCCCCACGACCCACTCGTATCGGCGCCGCAGCCGCGCTCCTGTCCGCCGTCCTGCTGGGCGGTACCGTCACCGCGACCTCGGCGACCGCGGCCGCCACCGCCGTCGGTGACATCTGCTACAGCGACCTGCCCTCCCAGGCCTACACCACGCTCAATCTGATCGAGCAGGGCGGGCCCTTCCCGTACTCGCAGGACGGATCCGTCTTCTACAACCGGGAAGGCATCCTGCCCAGCCACTCGTCGGGCTACTACCACGAGTACACGGTCAAGACGCCGGGCGTGTCCACGCGCGGCGCCCGCCGGATCGTCACCGGTCAGGCGTACGAGGAGGACTACTACACCTCCGACCACTACGCCTCCTTCGACCTGATCGACTACGGCTGCTGA